From the genome of Cytobacillus firmus, one region includes:
- the srlA gene encoding PTS glucitol/sorbitol transporter subunit IIC: protein MDFIIKFAEGFMKLFQTGADVFISWMTGIVPVVLLLIVAMNTLIQIIGEKRINRLAKASSKNPLLRYMVLPFVGSFMLGNPMALSLGRFLPEKYKPSYYASGAYFCHTSNGLFPHINPGELFIFLGIAAGIETLGFSTAELAVRYLLVGLVMNFFAGWITDFTTKLVEKQQGIKLKTEVKLNH from the coding sequence ATGGATTTTATCATCAAATTTGCTGAAGGCTTTATGAAATTATTTCAAACTGGCGCTGATGTTTTCATTTCTTGGATGACCGGCATTGTCCCAGTTGTATTACTTTTAATTGTGGCTATGAATACCCTGATACAAATTATTGGAGAAAAACGAATTAACAGGCTGGCAAAGGCATCATCGAAAAACCCTCTATTAAGATATATGGTTCTTCCGTTTGTTGGTTCTTTTATGCTTGGTAATCCGATGGCTTTGTCTTTGGGACGTTTTTTACCTGAAAAGTATAAGCCAAGCTACTATGCATCTGGAGCTTATTTCTGCCATACAAGCAATGGTTTATTCCCGCATATCAACCCTGGTGAACTATTTATCTTCCTCGGTATTGCAGCAGGAATTGAAACACTTGGTTTCAGTACAGCAGAATTGGCTGTCCGTTACCTCCTGGTAGGTCTTGTCATGAATTTCTTTGCTGGATGGATTACGGACTTCACAACAAAATTGGTTGAAAAACAGCAGGGAATTAAATTGAAAACGGAAGTTAAGTTAAATCACTAG
- a CDS encoding BglG family transcription antiterminator has translation MTDVSIDERVFQIIELARKKTFCPLDYLAEKIGVSTRSIRNYIKQLNSDLNGIAVMENERGKGYWLDIKDDQLFEDFIGKFKSEKAMLDSPQRRIAFIIDHLINSDETSTLDELAFAMNIGKTTLVNELKRAAVSLETYNLSIRGKQNSGMYLTGSELDLRFFILDNVYDHLYSDYPLDEDIKEQVVRISRQHDLESSTQDRLMKSIIVMLDRFLKGHSIEKMSDKHNRLLNTKDYQLAQEITEAIEKQLPIRIAQREIQFITIPIAGRRTPTNTRSMADISITDEIKNLLNLIMERLGFEKDIVLENEEFFKDLQYHLTFMLNRLMFNIRIHNPLLADVKEKYPVAYKMAEIAGQVIEKEYGVTVSEDERGYIAFYFGVFITQNDVKTKRLQKVAVICGTGRGTANLVAIQLQRVLNPNTQIDLFAESEATKELLDHYNIVFTTVKLGFETDAPIIMIDEIFNENSVSKQIEKVTYLQKFKLKDEGHHNSLVKLLINKDKFFLLDSRKSYQENVMDMVNHLVDKEYLDAGFNERLKDREAKGSMVFDRYIALPHTSNTATDKIELALGVFPQNVLADGKEIKLVFLLGIPKQTDYDASLLVKIYDEIIRIAADDQLIGQMAQSSSYEEFGKCLVYASRS, from the coding sequence ATGACTGATGTAAGTATAGATGAAAGAGTCTTCCAAATCATTGAGCTTGCCAGGAAAAAAACATTTTGCCCACTAGATTATCTGGCAGAGAAAATTGGAGTTAGCACCCGAAGCATCCGCAATTATATTAAGCAGCTTAATAGTGACTTAAACGGCATTGCTGTAATGGAGAATGAAAGAGGAAAAGGCTACTGGCTGGATATTAAGGATGATCAGTTGTTTGAAGACTTTATCGGAAAATTTAAATCAGAGAAAGCTATGCTGGACTCACCACAGCGCCGGATTGCTTTTATCATTGATCATTTAATAAACAGCGATGAAACCAGTACCCTTGATGAATTAGCATTTGCAATGAATATAGGAAAGACTACGCTTGTTAATGAATTAAAAAGAGCTGCAGTTTCATTAGAAACATATAATCTTTCCATCCGCGGGAAACAAAACAGCGGAATGTACTTAACCGGCAGTGAGCTGGATTTGCGCTTTTTTATTCTTGATAACGTATATGACCACCTATATAGCGACTATCCTCTCGATGAGGATATTAAAGAACAAGTAGTAAGGATCTCCCGGCAGCATGATTTGGAATCGTCTACACAAGACAGGTTAATGAAATCAATTATTGTCATGCTGGATCGATTTTTAAAAGGCCATTCTATTGAGAAAATGAGCGATAAGCACAATCGATTATTGAACACAAAGGATTATCAGCTCGCCCAGGAGATAACGGAGGCAATAGAAAAACAGCTTCCAATCAGGATTGCGCAGCGGGAAATCCAGTTCATTACGATACCAATTGCAGGAAGAAGGACACCGACGAATACTCGAAGCATGGCGGATATCAGCATTACGGATGAAATAAAAAATCTTCTAAACTTAATTATGGAACGGCTGGGATTTGAAAAAGACATAGTTTTGGAAAATGAAGAGTTTTTTAAAGATCTGCAATATCATTTAACGTTTATGTTAAATCGCCTCATGTTTAATATTCGAATCCATAATCCGCTGCTTGCAGATGTGAAGGAGAAGTATCCTGTTGCATATAAAATGGCAGAGATTGCTGGTCAAGTAATTGAAAAAGAATATGGAGTAACCGTTTCAGAGGATGAGCGTGGATATATAGCCTTTTATTTTGGGGTGTTTATTACTCAAAATGATGTAAAAACCAAAAGATTGCAGAAAGTTGCTGTCATCTGCGGCACAGGCCGGGGAACAGCCAATCTGGTGGCGATACAGCTCCAGCGTGTCCTAAATCCCAATACTCAAATCGATCTTTTTGCTGAGTCAGAAGCTACGAAAGAGTTATTGGATCATTACAATATTGTTTTTACAACGGTAAAGCTTGGATTTGAAACCGATGCTCCAATCATTATGATTGACGAAATATTCAATGAAAACAGTGTTTCAAAACAAATTGAAAAAGTGACCTATCTGCAAAAATTTAAGCTTAAAGATGAGGGCCATCATAATTCACTCGTTAAGCTGTTAATTAATAAAGATAAGTTTTTTCTATTGGACAGCCGCAAAAGCTATCAAGAAAATGTGATGGACATGGTTAATCATTTAGTGGATAAAGAATACCTGGATGCGGGATTTAATGAAAGATTAAAAGATAGGGAAGCCAAAGGATCGATGGTATTTGATCGGTACATAGCCTTGCCGCATACCAGTAATACCGCAACAGACAAAATTGAATTGGCGCTGGGGGTCTTTCCGCAAAACGTCCTGGCTGACGGAAAAGAAATTAAACTGGTCTTTTTATTAGGGATTCCAAAGCAAACAGATTATGATGCAAGCCTCTTAGTTAAAATTTATGACGAAATCATCAGGATTGCAGCTGACGATCAGCTAATCGGTCAGATGGCACAATCATCCAGCTATGAGGAGTTTGGCAAATGCCTGGTGTATGCAAGCAGGTCGTAA
- a CDS encoding zinc ribbon domain-containing protein YjdM: MSSLPNCPKCSSEYTYEDGVLLVCPVCAHEWAAESVINSLEDEKVIKDSNGNVLSDGDTVSVIKDLKVKGSSSVIKIGTKVKNIRLVDGDHDIDCKIDGFGAMKLKSEFVKKV, translated from the coding sequence ATGTCTAGCTTGCCTAATTGCCCAAAATGCAGTTCAGAGTATACGTATGAAGACGGGGTGCTCTTAGTATGTCCTGTGTGTGCACATGAGTGGGCAGCTGAATCCGTAATCAACAGTCTTGAGGACGAAAAGGTGATTAAGGATTCTAACGGAAATGTACTAAGTGATGGAGATACGGTATCCGTCATTAAAGATCTTAAAGTGAAAGGCTCCTCTTCCGTTATTAAGATTGGAACCAAGGTTAAAAATATTCGTCTTGTGGATGGCGACCATGATATCGACTGTAAGATCGACGGTTTTGGCGCCATGAAGCTGAAGTCGGAATTTGTGAAGAAAGTATAA
- the srlE gene encoding PTS glucitol/sorbitol transporter subunit IIB translates to MAEYRSIKVVKGSGGFGGPLTITPADKRNKIVYITGGGSEPDIVEKIAELTGAEPVNGFQTSVPDEEIMVAIIDCGGTLRCGIYPQKRIPTINIMPTGKTGPLAKFITEDIYVSSVGNDQIEPADDAEVHVAAAAEKLPEPEKEYKYSTDKKISQTLAANKNKSIITKFGLGAGKVINTFYQAARDAVQTMINTIIPFMAFVSLLIGIIQGSGIGNVFADVMAPLAGNIWGLLLIGFICSLPFLSPLLGPGAVIAQVIGTLIGVEIGKGNIPPNLALPALFAINTQNACDFIPVGLGLADAEPETVEVGVPSVLYSRFLIGVPRVFVAWLASFGLYE, encoded by the coding sequence ATGGCTGAATATCGTTCTATTAAAGTTGTAAAAGGCAGTGGAGGATTCGGAGGTCCGCTGACGATTACTCCTGCAGATAAAAGAAATAAAATTGTCTATATTACAGGCGGCGGTTCAGAGCCTGATATTGTTGAGAAAATTGCAGAGTTAACAGGTGCTGAGCCTGTGAATGGGTTCCAAACCTCTGTACCAGATGAGGAAATCATGGTTGCCATTATTGACTGTGGCGGTACACTGCGCTGCGGAATTTATCCGCAAAAACGCATTCCTACGATTAATATTATGCCGACAGGCAAAACAGGCCCTTTGGCTAAATTTATCACTGAAGATATTTATGTATCTTCTGTTGGGAATGATCAAATTGAACCCGCGGATGATGCAGAAGTGCATGTAGCTGCAGCGGCAGAAAAGCTCCCTGAGCCGGAAAAAGAATATAAGTACAGCACAGATAAAAAGATTTCCCAAACACTGGCTGCCAATAAAAATAAGAGCATCATAACCAAGTTTGGCTTAGGTGCCGGAAAAGTTATCAATACTTTCTATCAGGCTGCACGTGATGCTGTTCAAACAATGATCAACACCATCATACCATTCATGGCCTTTGTATCCTTATTAATTGGGATTATCCAGGGATCGGGAATTGGTAATGTGTTTGCTGATGTCATGGCTCCTTTAGCAGGAAACATTTGGGGACTGCTATTGATTGGCTTCATTTGTTCGCTGCCATTCTTATCTCCATTACTCGGACCAGGTGCGGTTATCGCACAGGTTATTGGTACGTTAATCGGAGTGGAAATTGGCAAAGGTAATATTCCGCCAAACCTTGCTCTTCCTGCTTTGTTTGCTATTAACACTCAAAATGCCTGTGACTTTATTCCAGTAGGTTTAGGGCTTGCAGATGCAGAGCCGGAAACAGTAGAAGTGGGTGTTCCATCTGTTCTTTATTCACGATTCTTAATAGGTGTCCCAAGGGTGTTTGTCGCCTGGCTGGCAAGCTTCGGATTATACGAATAA
- a CDS encoding SDR family oxidoreductase, translated as MSGSWLELEGKVAIVTGGASGIGLQITEELIKNGAKVVVSDINGENGQQANGSYFIKCDVTKKESVDQMVAQTVDLFGSVDILVNNAGINLPRLLVDAVGERPEYELSEKDFDLMVAVNQKGPYLCSQAAAKEMVKQNKGVIINIASEAGQEGSAGQSCYSATKGAIISFTRAWAKELGKFNVRVVAVAPGILETTGLRTPAYEEALAYTRGVTVDGLNTDYSKSIPLGREGQLKEVGDLVSYLASDRSSYVTGTTVNISGGKSRG; from the coding sequence ATGAGTGGTTCTTGGCTTGAACTGGAAGGAAAAGTAGCAATCGTAACGGGTGGTGCTTCTGGCATCGGCCTGCAAATTACAGAAGAACTGATTAAGAACGGAGCTAAAGTTGTTGTTTCTGATATAAACGGGGAAAATGGTCAGCAGGCAAACGGTTCCTATTTTATTAAATGTGATGTAACAAAAAAAGAAAGTGTTGACCAAATGGTTGCACAAACTGTTGATTTATTTGGTTCTGTGGACATCCTTGTAAATAATGCCGGTATAAACTTGCCTCGCTTATTAGTGGATGCAGTTGGAGAAAGACCAGAGTATGAACTAAGTGAGAAAGATTTTGATCTTATGGTAGCTGTTAATCAAAAAGGCCCATACCTGTGTTCACAAGCAGCTGCTAAAGAAATGGTTAAACAAAATAAGGGAGTCATTATAAATATTGCTTCAGAAGCTGGCCAGGAAGGTTCTGCTGGGCAAAGCTGCTACTCTGCAACAAAGGGTGCCATCATTTCATTTACACGTGCATGGGCAAAGGAACTGGGTAAGTTTAACGTCCGTGTTGTAGCTGTTGCTCCTGGAATTTTGGAAACAACAGGTTTAAGAACGCCAGCTTATGAAGAAGCTTTAGCCTACACAAGGGGTGTTACAGTCGATGGATTGAATACTGATTATAGCAAGTCCATTCCATTGGGGCGTGAGGGTCAGCTTAAAGAAGTTGGAGATTTAGTCTCTTACCTGGCTTCAGACCGTTCAAGTTATGTAACCGGAACAACTGTAAATATTTCTGGAGGCAAATCCAGGGGATAA
- a CDS encoding Cof-type HAD-IIB family hydrolase, protein MVEKQVVFFDLDGTLLTSDLKVASSSIEAIHRIREQGAEPVIATGRTIMEIGYVMEETGIQSCVAMNGQYVIYDGEIIYENPLDVNEVKVLHEGSSRKGHELAFYNAENITVTAGGSDLITKNYERVGSVYPPIDDRLYLDETIHQMLIFCEAGEETYYQERFPYFQFVRNSPFGCDIYPAGTSKATGIERLLTSKNIPRESTYAFGDGLNDLEMFQLVEHPIAMGNAIDNVKKAAKYVTNSHDEDGILNGLLMCGLLDSKLVY, encoded by the coding sequence ATGGTGGAGAAACAAGTAGTATTCTTTGATTTGGACGGAACACTTTTAACAAGTGATTTAAAAGTAGCAAGCAGTTCTATTGAGGCGATTCATAGAATTCGGGAGCAAGGTGCAGAGCCGGTCATTGCTACAGGAAGAACAATCATGGAAATAGGATATGTAATGGAAGAAACAGGAATTCAGTCTTGTGTGGCTATGAATGGCCAATATGTGATTTATGACGGTGAAATTATATATGAGAATCCACTAGATGTTAATGAAGTGAAAGTATTGCATGAAGGATCTTCTCGGAAAGGACATGAACTGGCTTTTTACAATGCGGAAAACATAACTGTTACTGCCGGGGGTTCAGATTTAATTACAAAGAACTACGAACGGGTTGGCAGTGTATATCCGCCAATAGATGATCGTCTATACTTAGATGAGACCATTCATCAAATGCTGATATTCTGTGAAGCAGGGGAAGAAACCTATTATCAGGAGCGTTTTCCTTACTTCCAATTTGTGAGGAACTCTCCGTTTGGCTGCGATATTTATCCTGCCGGTACTTCTAAAGCAACCGGAATTGAGAGGCTGCTCACGTCAAAAAACATACCAAGAGAATCAACATATGCCTTTGGCGATGGATTAAATGACCTGGAAATGTTCCAGCTGGTTGAGCATCCTATTGCAATGGGGAATGCTATAGATAATGTCAAAAAGGCGGCAAAATATGTAACTAATTCTCATGATGAAGATGGTATATTAAATGGTTTATTAATGTGTGGTTTATTAGACAGTAAACTAGTTTATTAA
- a CDS encoding transcriptional regulator GutM, whose protein sequence is MNILVIMIFIAGAFLVQMGLGFLQIKHFSNSYAELRRIGKVAIGKKPGKFRAGTIVLFAVSNSGRILKAQKMQGVTIMAKVKDLPGFEDKNIRTLKEEDLAHCNKLLKQAILDAASNYKTIISGGVIPEKSSLFKNMMLKAERAVTVKK, encoded by the coding sequence ATGAATATTTTAGTGATCATGATTTTTATCGCAGGAGCATTTCTGGTTCAAATGGGACTTGGGTTTCTGCAAATAAAGCATTTTTCAAATTCCTATGCGGAGCTGAGAAGAATAGGCAAAGTTGCCATTGGCAAGAAACCTGGGAAATTTCGAGCTGGAACCATTGTCCTTTTTGCCGTTTCAAATAGCGGAAGGATCTTAAAGGCTCAAAAAATGCAAGGGGTTACCATCATGGCAAAGGTTAAGGATTTGCCAGGTTTTGAAGATAAAAACATCAGAACGTTAAAAGAGGAGGATTTGGCCCATTGCAATAAGCTCTTGAAGCAAGCCATCCTTGATGCAGCATCCAATTATAAGACAATCATAAGCGGAGGAGTCATTCCTGAGAAGAGTAGTCTTTTTAAGAACATGATGCTGAAGGCTGAACGTGCTGTTACTGTAAAAAAATAA
- a CDS encoding transaldolase family protein, with protein MRLYIDSANIEQIRHLNEYYPISGVTTNPSILVKEDRPFLELLKEIRAVIGEEKELFVQLVGDTAEEMVEEANFIMSELTGKLAVKIPVTEEGLKAIKLLSEEKIPVLATTIYTSFQALMAALAGAKYVAPYVNRIDNLTGNGVNVVSEIAQFFENYQLSTEILAASFKNVQQIHNVCLAGAETITASPDLIEKFIAFPATASDVKAFKEEWQKAYGIDLIHS; from the coding sequence ATGAGACTGTATATAGATTCCGCAAATATTGAGCAAATACGTCATCTAAACGAATATTATCCGATTTCTGGGGTTACAACGAACCCATCTATTCTTGTGAAAGAGGATCGTCCTTTCCTGGAATTGCTGAAAGAAATTAGAGCAGTAATTGGCGAGGAGAAAGAATTATTTGTGCAGTTAGTCGGTGATACCGCTGAAGAAATGGTAGAAGAAGCTAATTTCATTATGAGTGAATTGACTGGAAAACTAGCAGTGAAAATTCCTGTAACAGAGGAAGGCCTCAAGGCAATTAAATTATTGTCTGAAGAAAAGATCCCAGTATTAGCAACAACAATCTATACTTCTTTTCAGGCACTTATGGCTGCATTGGCGGGGGCTAAGTATGTGGCGCCATATGTGAATAGAATTGATAATTTAACAGGCAACGGTGTAAACGTAGTATCAGAAATTGCTCAATTTTTTGAAAACTACCAGCTGTCAACAGAAATTCTCGCAGCAAGCTTTAAGAATGTCCAGCAAATTCATAATGTTTGCCTGGCTGGCGCAGAAACAATAACGGCCAGCCCGGATCTCATTGAGAAATTCATTGCTTTTCCTGCTACAGCTTCTGACGTCAAAGCTTTTAAAGAAGAATGGCAGAAAGCCTATGGAATCGATTTAATCCATTCTTAA
- a CDS encoding PadR family transcriptional regulator codes for MSDTTQMLKGILDGCLLAIIKEGEIYGYELAAKLESFGFRSLSEGTIYPLLLRMQKEELISATLRKSTAGPKRKYYTLTEKGEQELELFIVRWEQVSSSVDNVLNKRGI; via the coding sequence ATGTCAGATACCACGCAAATGTTAAAGGGGATTTTGGACGGTTGTCTATTAGCTATCATTAAAGAAGGGGAGATATATGGGTATGAGCTGGCGGCGAAATTGGAGTCATTTGGATTTCGCTCATTGAGCGAGGGCACAATTTATCCGCTGCTACTGCGTATGCAAAAGGAAGAGCTGATCAGTGCTACATTGCGAAAGTCAACGGCTGGACCTAAACGAAAATATTACACATTAACTGAAAAAGGCGAACAGGAGCTGGAACTGTTTATTGTGCGCTGGGAACAGGTAAGTTCATCTGTTGACAATGTATTGAATAAAAGGGGGATATAA
- the ahpC gene encoding alkyl hydroperoxide reductase subunit C, with protein sequence MALIGSEVLPFAAKAYHNGDFIDVTEENFKGKWSVVCFYPADFTFVCPTELEDLQNEYATLKDMGAEVYSVSTDTHFTHKAWHDNSETINKIEYVMIGDPNQRISRNFEVLNEEDGLAERGTFIIDPDGIIQTVEINAGGIGRDASQVVSKLKAAQYVRNNPGEVCPAKWKEGSETLKPSLDLVGKI encoded by the coding sequence ATGGCATTAATCGGTTCAGAAGTACTACCATTCGCAGCAAAAGCTTACCATAACGGTGATTTCATCGATGTTACTGAAGAAAACTTCAAAGGAAAGTGGAGCGTAGTATGCTTCTACCCTGCAGATTTCACATTCGTATGCCCTACTGAATTAGAAGACCTTCAAAATGAATATGCAACTTTAAAAGATATGGGAGCAGAAGTTTATTCTGTATCAACTGATACTCACTTCACTCATAAAGCATGGCACGATAACTCAGAAACAATCAACAAGATTGAATATGTTATGATTGGTGACCCTAACCAGCGAATTTCCCGCAACTTCGAAGTTCTGAACGAAGAAGATGGACTTGCAGAACGCGGAACATTCATCATCGATCCAGATGGCATCATCCAAACTGTTGAAATCAACGCTGGCGGAATCGGCCGTGACGCAAGCCAGGTTGTAAGCAAGCTTAAAGCAGCTCAATATGTACGCAACAACCCAGGTGAAGTTTGCCCGGCTAAGTGGAAAGAAGGATCTGAAACACTTAAGCCAAGCCTTGATCTAGTAGGTAAAATCTAA
- the ahpF gene encoding alkyl hydroperoxide reductase subunit F: MLLDADIKAQLAQYLQMMEGDILLKVSAGSDKVSSDMLALVDELSNMSSHIKVERTELQRTPSFSVNRPGEDTGITFAGIPLGHEFTSLVLALLQVSGRAPKVDQKVIDQVKKIEGEYRFETYVSLSCHNCPDVVQALNVMSVLNPNISHTMIDGAAYKEEVDAKEIMAVPTVLLNGESFGSGRMSLEEILAKMGTGPDASEFADKDPYDVLVIGGGPAGSSAAIYAARKGIRTGIVAERFGGQVMDTLGIENFISVKHTEGPKLVASLEEHVKDYGIDVMNLQRAKRLEKKDLVEIELENGAVLKSKSVILSTGARWRNVNVPGEAEFKNKGVAYCPHCDGPLFEGKDVAVIGGGNSGVEAAIDLAGIVNHVTVIEFNPELKADAVLQERLNSLPNVTVVTNAQTTEITGTDKVNGISYMDRETEQTHHVELQGVFVQIGLVPNTDWLGDQIERTRFGEIVVDKHGATNIPGVFAAGDCTDSAYKQIIISMGSGATAALGAFDYLIRN; this comes from the coding sequence ATGTTACTTGATGCAGATATTAAAGCACAATTAGCTCAATATCTTCAGATGATGGAGGGCGACATCCTTCTAAAAGTCAGCGCAGGGTCAGACAAAGTATCCAGCGACATGCTGGCTTTAGTAGATGAGCTGTCCAATATGTCCTCTCACATTAAAGTTGAGCGTACTGAATTACAAAGGACGCCAAGCTTTAGTGTAAATCGTCCAGGTGAAGATACTGGCATTACCTTTGCAGGCATTCCTCTTGGACATGAATTTACTTCCTTAGTGCTTGCTCTGCTTCAAGTTAGCGGAAGAGCACCTAAGGTTGACCAGAAAGTCATCGACCAGGTGAAGAAGATTGAAGGCGAATATCGTTTTGAAACTTATGTCAGCTTAAGCTGCCACAACTGTCCTGATGTAGTACAGGCTCTTAACGTCATGAGTGTTCTTAATCCTAATATTTCACACACTATGATTGATGGTGCTGCTTACAAAGAAGAAGTAGATGCTAAAGAAATCATGGCAGTGCCGACAGTTCTTTTAAATGGCGAATCATTCGGCAGCGGCCGTATGTCCCTTGAAGAAATTCTGGCGAAAATGGGAACAGGCCCTGACGCATCAGAATTTGCAGATAAGGATCCTTATGATGTGCTTGTCATTGGCGGCGGCCCTGCTGGATCTAGTGCTGCCATCTATGCTGCACGTAAAGGTATTCGCACAGGCATCGTTGCTGAACGCTTTGGCGGCCAGGTCATGGATACTTTAGGCATCGAAAACTTCATTAGTGTGAAGCACACAGAGGGACCTAAGCTTGTTGCAAGCCTTGAAGAACACGTGAAAGATTATGGCATCGATGTCATGAATCTGCAGCGTGCCAAGAGACTTGAAAAGAAGGACCTTGTTGAAATCGAACTTGAAAACGGTGCTGTTTTGAAAAGCAAATCAGTCATCCTTTCCACTGGTGCACGCTGGAGAAACGTCAACGTGCCTGGCGAAGCAGAGTTCAAAAACAAAGGGGTCGCTTACTGCCCTCACTGTGATGGACCATTATTTGAAGGCAAAGATGTAGCTGTTATCGGCGGAGGCAACTCTGGTGTTGAAGCAGCGATTGACCTTGCAGGAATTGTTAACCATGTAACGGTTATCGAATTCAATCCTGAATTGAAAGCAGATGCCGTTCTGCAGGAACGTCTAAACAGCCTTCCAAACGTAACGGTTGTCACAAATGCCCAGACAACTGAAATTACCGGGACTGACAAAGTTAACGGTATTTCATACATGGATCGTGAAACAGAACAAACACATCATGTTGAACTGCAAGGTGTGTTCGTCCAAATCGGCTTGGTTCCTAACACAGATTGGTTAGGCGACCAGATCGAGCGTACCCGCTTCGGCGAAATCGTTGTGGACAAGCACGGTGCCACTAATATTCCTGGCGTATTTGCTGCTGGAGACTGTACAGACAGTGCCTACAAGCAAATCATTATCTCCATGGGATCCGGCGCAACTGCTGCACTTGGTGCGTTTGACTATTTGATCCGAAATTAA
- a CDS encoding DUF3298 and DUF4163 domain-containing protein has product MAINFPVGIKTITISTGPTKVVYYPRVSGMENKQLQEFINNTILRQTQQLINEQTGNMDTTVVDLYGYYEVKNNQRDVLSLSLSNYVYHYHAAHGMTVIKSLTFDLQKGKQVSLKDLFKPGSDYVQRISDLIAVQIKERDIPLLVDFTAIKPDQDFYIADKALVVYFQLYEITPYAYGFPMFPISVYDLQDIVDENGPLGRMAVN; this is encoded by the coding sequence GTGGCAATCAACTTTCCAGTAGGCATCAAAACGATAACAATCAGCACCGGGCCCACCAAAGTCGTTTATTATCCCCGTGTATCAGGCATGGAAAATAAGCAGCTGCAGGAATTTATAAACAATACCATTCTCAGGCAAACCCAGCAGCTCATTAACGAACAGACAGGCAATATGGATACAACCGTTGTGGATTTGTATGGATATTATGAGGTTAAAAATAATCAGCGGGATGTGCTGAGTTTGTCTTTGAGCAACTATGTGTATCATTACCATGCTGCCCATGGAATGACCGTTATAAAATCTCTGACGTTTGATCTGCAAAAAGGGAAGCAGGTTTCCTTAAAGGATTTATTCAAGCCGGGAAGCGACTATGTCCAACGGATTTCAGACTTGATTGCTGTACAAATCAAAGAGAGAGACATTCCGCTTCTGGTTGATTTTACTGCAATCAAGCCAGACCAGGATTTTTACATTGCAGACAAAGCGCTTGTTGTCTATTTCCAGCTATATGAAATCACGCCATATGCCTATGGATTCCCTATGTTTCCGATATCTGTTTATGATCTGCAGGATATTGTTGATGAAAATGGGCCGCTGGGGAGGATGGCGGTGAATTAA
- a CDS encoding PTS glucitol/sorbitol transporter subunit IIA, which yields MKKIYENKIKNVGSFANTFLEEKMFILFGNEAPQDLKDFCYNIDVVNTDGEIKEGQKLLIDNEAFEITAVGNLVQRNLTTLGHITLRFDGMKEAELPGTLYLESKDIPPIDLNTELKIISE from the coding sequence ATGAAAAAGATTTATGAAAACAAAATCAAGAATGTTGGTTCATTTGCAAACACATTTCTGGAAGAAAAAATGTTTATTTTATTCGGGAATGAGGCTCCCCAGGATCTAAAGGACTTTTGCTACAACATCGATGTTGTAAATACAGACGGGGAAATAAAAGAAGGCCAAAAACTGCTAATAGATAATGAAGCATTTGAAATTACAGCTGTTGGCAATCTTGTACAGCGTAATCTTACTACACTTGGCCATATAACCTTAAGGTTTGATGGTATGAAAGAGGCTGAGCTTCCAGGAACCTTGTATTTAGAAAGTAAAGATATTCCTCCTATTGATCTAAATACAGAATTAAAGATTATTAGCGAATAA